A window of Megalops cyprinoides isolate fMegCyp1 chromosome 13, fMegCyp1.pri, whole genome shotgun sequence genomic DNA:
CCCTGTtcagtgtgactgacaggagcAGGGTTCTGTCCTTATTATGCTTGAATGCCAAGGAGCACTACcgtgtgttttgtgtgctgatCAACTTAAATCTCTGGATCCTTgatgtgttttcagtttgttcagGAATATTGAAATCTTTGTTAATTTGATGTCCGTTGCTTgttcgcgtgtgtgtgtgcgtgtatgtgtctcGTACACGCGTTCACAGACGGAGGTGGACAGGAACATCGACCTGCTGAAGCGCAAGGACGAGGAGCTGAGCGCCGCTCTGGAGAAGATGGAGAGCCAGTCGGAGAACAACGACATCGACGACGTCATCGTGCCCACGGCCCCGCTCTACAAGCAGATCCTCAACCTGTACGCCGAGGAGAACGCCATCGAGGACACCATCTTCTACCTGGGGGAGGCGCTGCGTCGCGGGGTCATCGACCTGGAGGTCTTCCTCAAGGTGAGCTCCGTCCCCTCTcgccctcctctttctctctccctctcgcctcCTGATTCCTGCTCCCCGCTAcctcctctgtttcctctctgtcttctcaTTCCTGTTTCACCTAGTCTCCCATCatcccctcttcccctctgacctccacccccccccaccatctgAAACAGCTCAGATTTCTATGCGCTTACCTCCATCTTGCCTTTCTGTTGTCTCTCCCAGCTACTGGCCCTCTCTGATTACTTTTCTTATCACTTTTATGCGGGTTCCGTGTTTAATAACCAagatttcatttattatgtGTATTGCATTGTGTAGTGACATGCGCTTCCCTTCCGTCTCTTTCCGCAGCATGTCCGGCTCCTGTCACGGAAGCAGTTTCAGCTGCGAGCGCTCATGCAGAAAGCCCGCAAGACCGCCGGTCTCAGCGACCTCTACTGACCGCACTGCGCGGCTCTCGTTCAGATAGTACCCTCCTCTCCTTTGTTCTCCTCCACCTACGTTCACCTGGTCCCTTGACTCCACCCTTTCCTGTCACTCCCAAACACAGGGTACAGCAGTGTTCCTCTCTAGCCGCTAGGGTAGTGGCAGCACCTCCTAATTAGTTCTCTACTGTAATACACACAGCCAAATACTGTGGGAAGTATATGTGGGAGAACACTAAAAAAAATAGTCTTGAGAAATGAGGTTTTAagatttcttctgtttttttttttttttagagaaaatgAAAGGTCTTTTAAGGCAGACTAAGTGTAAGAGCACCAtttgcatacatatttattcGCATTAAGTTTCAGGACCACCTCTTGCTCTGTCTGTTCTCCTTGGTAAAGCTGCAAATGACTGGGTACCGTGACATGAGCACCTCACCTGCCTTActgagaagagagaaaatgaacatttacagGGGGGAAAACTCAGTCCATTTGAGCGTATTGAAGAGAGGGACCTGAGCACGTCACCCATGGATAGAGAGGATATGAACTGACACCTATAATATAATTCAGCAGTGTTGTGTGGGGAGGCTGGCGTTGGAGAGTTTGTCAGCAGCACATAGTTGACATTCACTCACTGGGTTCTTGCTCTTTAGATCGGTCGCCCTCAGAAGGCCACTTACCGGTCACCATAAAGGAAAGGTTAAGccaagataaaaataaacactttcacccTTTCGGTCAGGCAGGGGATGAGCTAGTGGAGTTGTATACTTTTTCAGCACTCCTCCCTCGCCTTCAGATAGTACACGCTACTCCtagtcattttcttctttttttttgtcaagtcATTTGCTTGATGTCATTATTTCACACTGTGTGGTGATGGCAGTGTGCTGATTTTGCTAATAAGCTGCTGGGATAGTTCATTTATGGTGGCCCCCGGTCATCACATTGCGTCTCTACTAGAGAGGTGTATGCGCATGCTCCATGGTCAGGTCTTTGGGTTGTTCTGCATGGCTGCTGATGAATTCCCTCCTGCAGAGGAAGCCATTGACGGGCCACAGAACAGAAATCAGGGCAGTCTTATAGAACAGAAAAATGCCCAGCTGTTGGGTTGGTGAAGCTCCACTGACAACAGTCACTGTACAAAATCAACCGTTTGTGTGGAAGATGTGTCAATACGTACATTAACTATGAACCTGAACTACCTTGAGCGCTTATTCATATGGAAGGGTAAGACAGAGGAGTGTGCTTCATAGTTTAAGACATCAAGAGGTGGCAAAGCTGTATTATATACAAAATTACTCTGGGGTTTCTGTTGTTACTTTGCCCTAATGACTTTTTCCATTTACTCTGTACCCTGTACCTTACTACATTAGTCACTGTTTTCTTCAGAACTCAGGCTAGTATCACGGACAATGAAGTCATAGAACCCACTCCAGTCTAACTTATATCAAGTGAATATTAATGCtatttttcatttaagtttAGCTTATGTTAAAATGCACTTTCAGTGATATGTAAAATGGGAGCTTTTTTGTTGGGGATTTCATTTAGAATAAAAAGTACTTCTTTCCATGTGGATTTACTCATTTGTCCTTATAACTAATAGAATTGCATATAAACAAGCAACATAAAAGGTTATTTAACATTTGCACAGCTTTTTAATCATATGCAGccaatttaatcattttaaaagaaaaaacaccccCACACTTGGCCTTAGGTGACTGAAATCCCGACCataaagagacagaaaatatGAGTTCTCTATGGTCTAGAATGATCtagacaaatgtgtttttctctctcattcccagCCGGCTTCAGTAAGTGACCAATACACAGTTACAGAAGAAAGTAAACAGTATTGTGATCTTCCTGAAGGTTTATTTGGTGTCGGACAAAATACAAGCAGATaacccagctgctgcagcatggACAGTACTATAGTCCCCCCATGTGACCCCTGATGGACTCCTTTGTGTGCAGTGCTGGGGCATTCTTGCTCCACAGAGTCCCTCGAAGTGTCAGTGTTCTTCACAGAAATAGAGAGTCCAGACAGTAAACATAAAATTTTCCAAGGCACTCTGAATGAGAGCAGAAACATGCATCACTACCAGACAGGACTGCCCCTAGTACCGGTTCGTATCCTCACAAGAGCATCCAGTGTGTGACAATGAATTCCGGGTTGTTGTCCAAGGAggatttattgaaacaaatgaagGAAGTAGTATTTACACTGTATGTGTCATCATTGTTCATGATGCCCTGTCCTGCTGAAGAGTACTTTAAATAACAGCTTGCCTTTTACAAGATGCTTTTCTAGCATTTCAAGTGCTATGCTTTTCACAAGGCAGTGTAACTTGTTCTGTATAAAAGAATACAGGCTTAGAATCAAGTGATTCTATTCATGAATGCATTGTTATGAAAATTGTAAGATATGGTTCCACATATGGTTGAACATGTTTAAAACGAACTATTCTGCTCACTATGACAATTTGGAATATTGTTTAAGGGTTCTTTTCTCTCCAAGGACCAAGGAAGGCAAGACAGGTACAAACAAACACCAATTTGACAAAGGTGGTGAGATTTTTGTTAAACCTTCAGAAATGACCACTCTCTCTACCCAGCAGTGCTGTGGCAGGACAGACAAGGTTGAAGAGTTTCAGGTTTGCTTTGGCGGAGGGGGTTTGAGTTGAAGGAGCGGAGCATGTGACTGTAGGCACTGCGGTTGAAGTTGTCTGGTCTTTGAGGCGAGCCCGCTCTCTCACAGCGTCAGCTCCTTCTGGACGCTCCACAGGGTCTCGGCGCTCTTGACgagctgctgctcctcctcggGCTTCAGCGTCATGTTCACCACGTCCGTCAGGCCGCTGTTGCCCAGCACGCAGGGCACGCTCAGGAACACCTCGTCCTTCACGCCGTGCATGCCCTAGAGGAAGAACAGAGGAGCGGTGAGGAGGACCTGCTCTGGGcagggtgcgtgtgtgtgtgtgtgtgtgtgtgtgtgtgtgtgtgtgtgtgtgtgtgtgtgtgtgtgtgtgtgtgtgtatggcagCAAAGGTGCTGTGAGGAGGACCTGCtccaggcagtgtgtgtgtgtgtgtgtgtgtgtgtgtgtgtgtgtacccgcAGGGTAGCAGAGTAGCTATAAGGAGGACCTccctcgtgtgtgtgtgtgtacatgtgtacatgtttttgtgtgtgtgtgcgtactgCCTGGGCCGGAGCAGAGAAGCTGTGAGGAGGACTTGGAGAAGTGGTGCAATGTCATGTCAATCAAAGAAAAGGCTACTTCAATGCTGGCAAGTGGGAGGAGCtgattttcctcatttttgttattctgtTTATTACACTACTCATCTGTAATTTTTGCCCCCTGAAAGTTTTCTTTCCAAGCAAATTTGTTAGgcaataccaaaaaaaaaagacactgatgCTTTGAGTCCAGGGCTGAAAAGCCCTTCTTTAGGATAATGTAGCAACCTGAAAAATCAAGGTCATTCAAGGTTCCAAAGTAAAAACTCACCTGGACAAGGGTGGACACTGGGTGCACCTTGCGCAGGTTTTTAATGATGGTCTCCACCAAGTCAGCCACTGACAGGCCAATGGCCCAGGAAGTGTACCCCTTCAGCTTGATAACCTCATAGGCactgaaaaggtgaaaaaatacacatttttgtgtatatgttaCAATTCTCATTGTGCAGTATTACAGTTAAGAAATTATTGTAATACTGTATGAACAGAAGTGTTCGATTAAAGTTCTCATTGACATTAAACTTAAATTACTGTATTACCTCATATTCACCTATTCAATAGCACATATTCAATAGCACTTATTACAAAATCCTCACTTTCCATCACACACCATATTTAAGGGCAGTGACTATAAAGAGTAGTATGGTAATGTACAGCTGCAAAAAGGGTAGGGGTCAGGGACACTACTGGAATAAGATAGGGCTACATCATCTGGATACCCTGAACAGGGGGGCCAGGGTTTTACAGTGCAAGACTCACCCATCAACCACCTTCTTGTGGACATGCCTCCAGTCCTCCTTGTCCTTGTCTGTGCCCATATCTGGGTTGAGGTGTTTGAGGGAGACGCCAGCCACATTCACGCCACTCCACACGGGCACTGTGAGGGCAGTAAGTCATTTTTAAGTACAGGTTACATCACGATGCATATGTGATAAACCTTTATAGTACCAGTCAGTacagtttggacacatctaCTCGTAGaagctttttctttatttttactattttccacattttagaataatagtaaagacatcaaaggTATGACATAACACAAATCTAtatcttttatatttttgattcttaaaagtagccaaaaatatttttttacaattaaaatttttgttttggaaagaaattcatgcacaGGCATCAACTAGCATCACCTTGGAATATAAGCATAAATCCTTAGATCAAAacgtctttgaatgcatgtttgtcattatcttaatcagttgtgtccaaacttttgactggtatacTTAAACAGCATACGTATTCATCACAGAACTGTTGATTTGCTGCTGATTTTCAGTCAAAGCCTCTTGGGCGAGTGGTCCATGTCCCTTTCTCTCAGCACCCAGTTGTACCTGTAGATCTACCTTTGTGAAAAGGAGGCTGGACATGAGGGAGGGCAGACTAACTCTAGCGTGGGGAGATGAGAGCAGGGGACAGGTGGGCGGGACATGTGGGTGGGCGGGACAGGCGGGCGGGATGGGCAGGCGGCACAGGTGGGCTCACCACTGGAGTCGCCGTGCTCCCCGACGATCCAGCCGTGGCAGCTGGAGGGGTGGATCTTCAGCTTCTCGCCCATCAGGAAGCGGAACCGGGCAGAGTCCAGGTTGGTTCCACTGCCGATGACCCGGTGCCTGGGGAAGCCACTCAGCTTCCAGGCTACATAGGTCAGGATGTCCACTGAGGAGAGCGATGATCAAAACGTTATTACTGTTTAGAGAACTTCAGTGACAAGAAAAGTCCATTCAGTCCATCTAGACTGGTCATTTTGCCCATAGTCTAGAGTGTCTAGTGTTATGCCAAGCCTGGTCTAGAACACTAATGGTTTCTGCCTGCACTATGAGTTTTGATAAGCTGTTCCGTACATTAATAACTCTGTGCATCACTCTTAATTCCAACCAATGTTCTATTGTTCTGCTGACATTCGTCAATTGGAGCttctgtaattcattttatgaatcccttttgaaaatgtaaaacttcaATCAAATATGCCCCAAATCTCCTTCTGCTGACACTGAAGAGATTTCCAAAGTGTGTTACTGTAATTC
This region includes:
- the LOC118787947 gene encoding L-lactate dehydrogenase A chain-like, translated to MASTHEKLITHVMKEEPVGSRNKVTVVGVGMVGMASAISVLIKELADEVALVDVMEDKLKGEVMDLQHGGLFLRTPKIVADKDYSVTAHSKVVVVTAGARQQEGESRLNLVQRNVNIFKFIIPNIVKYSPHCIILIVSNPVDILTYVAWKLSGFPRHRVIGSGTNLDSARFRFLMGEKLKIHPSSCHGWIVGEHGDSSVPVWSGVNVAGVSLKHLNPDMGTDKDKEDWRHVHKKVVDGAYEVIKLKGYTSWAIGLSVADLVETIIKNLRKVHPVSTLVQGMHGVKDEVFLSVPCVLGNSGLTDVVNMTLKPEEEQQLVKSAETLWSVQKELTL